One region of Girardinichthys multiradiatus isolate DD_20200921_A chromosome 1, DD_fGirMul_XY1, whole genome shotgun sequence genomic DNA includes:
- the acvrl1 gene encoding serine/threonine-protein kinase receptor R3 produces the protein MGSSALLTVLLAGVFLLTSSIHAENHDDGKEEMLLCTCENTKGTCNNGTCRGDFCFYTWARSKEEWGCFFTKNFREQCSGSFPGFFVHCCKENKCNEFLTPPPNINGEPTTGPPPETPGPELWIAVSLLLLLTSVSVCGLLLFLRFRRAPCKVKDPEDHGVMVKVPAGADPTYGDIFDEFCTSGSGTGLPYLVQRTMARQISLVECVGKGRYGEVWRGTWMGESVAVKIFSSRDEQSWFRETEIYNTVQLRHENILGFIASDMTSKNSSTQLWLVTHFHELGSLYDFLQYRSLEPESCLRMCLSVACGLVHLHTEIVSSQEKPAIAHRDLKSRNILVKRNGQCCIADLGLAVIHSQSHDYLDVGNNPRVGTKRYMAPEVLDETIRVDVFESYKQTDIWALGLVFWEITRRTIVNGIVEEYRPPFFDLVPSDPSFEEMKKVVCVDQQRPSLHNRLHSHPILSTIVKIMKECWYQNPTARLTALRVKKTLSKLDVEADFCIEKLKCDI, from the exons ATGGGAAGCTCTGCTCTTCTTACGGTTCTGTTAGCAGGAGTCTTTCTCTTGACTTCCAGCATTCATGCAG AGAACCATGATGACGGTAAAGAAGAGATGCTGCTGTGCACCTGTGAGAACACCAAAGGCACATGCAACAACGGAACATGCAGAGGAGACTTCTGTTTCTACACCTGGGCACGGAGCAAGGAGGAATGGGGGTGCTTCTTCACAAAAAACTTCAGAGAGCAGTGCTCGGGTTCCTTCCCTGGCTTTTTTGTCCACTGCTGCAAAGAGAACAAGTGCAACGAATTCCTCACGCCACCTCCAAATATTA ATGGTGAACCGACAACAGGGCCACCTCCAGAGACCCCAggtcctgagctgtggattgcTGTGTCTCTGCTGCTCCTACTCACGTCTGTAAGTGTGTGTGGCTTGTTGCTATTTCTGCGATTTAGACGCGCACCCTGCAAAGTGAAAGACCCTGAAGACCACGGCGTCATGGTCAAAGTCCCCGCTGGAGCTGACCCCACATACGGT GACATTTTTGATGAGTTTTGCACATCAGGAAGTGGAACAGGCCTTCCATATCTGGTCCAAAGGACTATGGCGAGACAAATCTCCCTTGTTGAGTGTGTTG GTAAAGGTAGATATGGCGAGGTTTGGAGGGGGACATGGATGGGGGAAAGTGTGGCTGTCAAGATTTTCTCCTCCAGGGACGAGCAATCCTGgttcagagagacagagatCTACAATACAGTGCAGCTGCGCCATGAGAACATCCTGG GCTTCATTGCCTCTGACATGACATCCAAAAACTCCAGCACCCAGTTGTGGCTCGTCACTCACTTCCATGAGCTGGGTTCGCTTTATGATTTCCTGCAGTACAGGAGCCTGGAGCCAGAGAGCTGTTTGAGGATGTGCCTCTCTGTGGCTTGTGGCCTGGTCCACCTCCACACCGAGATCGTCAGCTCCCAGGAGAAGCCGGCAATCGCCCACCGAGACCTCAAGAGCCGAAACATCCTGGTGAAGAGGAACGGACAATGCTGTATCGCGGATCTAG GTCTGGCTGTGATCCACTCTCAGTCTCATGACTACCTAGATGTGGGCAACAACCCTCGTGTAGGGACAAAGCGCTACATGGCCCCTGAAGTGCTGGATGAGACGATTCGTGTCGATGTCTTTGAGTCTTACAAGCAAACAGACATCTGGGCCCTTGGCCTGGTCTTCTGGGAAATAACCCGCAGGACTATTGTCAATG GGATTGTTGAAGAGTACCGACCTCCCTTCTTTGACTTAGTGCCCTCAGATCCAAGCtttgaggagatgaagaaggtGGTGTGTGTGGACCAACAAAGGCCCAGTCTGCACAACAGACTCCATTCCCACCCA ATCCTCTCAACCATTGTCAAGATCATGAAGGAGTGTTGGTACCAAAACCCAACAGCCCGCCTCACAGCCTTGAGGGTGAAGAAAACCCTCTCTAAACTAGACGTCGAAGCTGACTTCTGCATAGAGAAACTCAAGTGCGACATCTAA
- the acvr1ba gene encoding activin A receptor type 1Ba has protein sequence MALRQTALTLLALLGLAAVSDALRCNCTTCEDTDECETDGACIVSSYKVGERQVLMRHCITHDKMAPPIYCKSAEGFLNVHCCFADYCNSIDLKVPATTKAGDWSASGNSWGPVELVAVIAGPVFLLCVLLMVGVFLFQYHQRAYSHRQRLEVEDPSCDHLYLAKDKTLQDLIYDMSTSGSGSGLPLFVQRTVARTIVLQEIIGKGRFGEVWRGKWRGGDVAVKIFSSREERSWFREAEIYQTIMLRHENILGFIAADNKDNGTWTQLWLVSDYHEHGSLFDYLNRYSVTIEGMIKLALSAASGLAHLHMEILGTQGKPGIAHRDLKSKNILVKKNGTCAMADLGLAVRHESITDTIDIAPNQRVGTKRYMAPEVLDETINMKHFDSFKCADIYALGLVYWEIARRCNTGGIHEDYQLPYYDLVPSDPSIEEMRKVVCDQKLRPNVPNWWQSYESLRVMGKIMRECWYANGAARLTALRIKKTLSQLSVEEDVKM, from the exons ATGGCTCTGAGACAAACGGCCCTAACGCTGCTGGCCCTGCTCGGGCTAGCGGCCGTCAGTGACG CTTTACGCTGTAACTGCACAACCTGCGAGGACACGGACGAGTGCGAGACAGATGGCGCCTGCATCGTTTCATCATACAAGGTCGGGGAGAGGCAAGTGCTCATGCGGCACTGCATCACCCATGACAAGATGGCTCCCCCCATCTACTGTAAGAGTGCCGAAGGCTTCCTAAACGTTCACTGCTGCTTTGCAGATTACTGCAACAGTATTGACTTGAAAGTCCCAG CCACAACAAAGGCTGGGGACTGGTCGGCCTCGGGGAACTCCTGGGGGCCAGTGGAGCTGGTTGCGGTCATAGCAGGGCCCGTGTTCCTGCTCTGCGTGCTGCTGATGGTTGGCGTGTTCCTCTTCCAGTATCATCAGAGAGCCTACAGCCACAGACAGAGGCTGGAGGTGGAGGACCCCTCCTGTGACCACCTGTACTTGGCCAAGGACAAAACCCTGCAAGATCTTATCTATGATATGTCCACCTCAGGATCAGGTTCTG GGCTGCCCCTGTTTGTGCAGCGGACCGTGGCCAGGACAATCGTGCTGCAGGAGATAATAGGAAAGGGACGTTTCGGAGAGGTATGGCGGGGGAAGTGGAGAGGGGGAGATGTTGCAGTGAAGATCTTCTCATCCAGAGAGGAGCGCTCCTGGTTCAGAGAGGCTGAAATCTACCAGACAATCATGCTTCGGCACGAAAACATCCTGGGATTCATTGCAGCAGACAATAAAG acAATGGCACATGGACACAGCTGTGGCTGGTGTCGGACTATCACGAGCACGGCTCTCTCTTTGACTACTTGAACCGCTACTCGGTCACCATCGAGGGCATGATCAAGCTGGCACTTTCAGCTGCCAGTGGACTGGCGCACCTTCACATGGAGATCCTCGGCACTCAGG GTAAGCCAGGCATTGCTCATCGGGACCTCAAGTCTAAAAATATCCTTGTTAAGAAGAACGGCACATGTGCCATGGCTGACCTGGGGCTGGCAGTCCGCCACGAGTCCATCACAGACACAATCGATATAGCGCCGAACCAGCGCGTGGGCACTAAGAG GTATATGGCTCCAGAAGTCTTGGACGAAACCATCAACATGAAACATTTTGATTCCTTTAAGTGTGCAGACATCTATGCGTTGGGCCTGGTGTACTGGGAGATCGCACGCCGCTGCAACACAGGAG GTATTCACGAGGACTACCAGCTGCCCTACTATGACCTCGTGCCCTCTGACCCCTCCATAGAGGAGATGAGGAAGGTGGTTTGTGACCAGAAACTGAGGCCCAACGTACCCAACTGGTGGCAGAGCTACGAG TCGCTGCGTGTGATGGGGAAGATCATGCGAGAGTGCTGGTACGCCAACGGAGCGGCCCGACTGACGGCTCTGCGCATCAAGAAGACTCTGTCTCAGCTCAGCGTGGAGGAGGACGTCAAGATGTGA